A region of Vitis riparia cultivar Riparia Gloire de Montpellier isolate 1030 chromosome 12, EGFV_Vit.rip_1.0, whole genome shotgun sequence DNA encodes the following proteins:
- the LOC117927394 gene encoding protein DETOXIFICATION 41-like, translated as MASSAEDGEPLLLGHSSAGINELSSSAVEELLLHKPVPGRWWPRLFGWESRLLWVLSGSAIVSSVFNYMLSFITLMFAGQLGALELAGASIASVGIQGLAYGLMLGMASAVQTVCGQAYGAKKYAAMGIICQRAIVLHLGAAILLTFLYWYSGAFLKAIGQSESIAVQGQIFARGLILQVYAFALSCPMQRFLQAQNIVNPLAYIAVGVTLLHILLTWLVVNVLDSGLLGIALTLSLSWWLLVFSIALYILLSPSCKETWTGFSLKAFQGIWPYFKLTVASAVMLCLEIWYSQGLVLISGLLPNPTVSLDSISICMNYLNWDITFMLGLSAGASVRISNELGAAHPLVAKFSVLVVNANSIIISIFFSAIVLIFKIGLSKLFTSDTEVINAVSKLTPLLAISVFLNGIQPILSGVAIGSGWQAIVAYVNLATYYLIGLPIGCVLGFKTSLGVVGIWWGMIIGVLLQTVTLIVLTARTNWDAEVVKAVDRIKKSSNEETLDLVLDKI; from the exons ATGGCTTCCTCAGCAGAGGATGGTGAGCCACTGCTACTTGGACACTCCTCAGCAGGAATCAATGAATTGTCATCGTCAGCAGTGGAGGAGCTGTTGCTACACAAACCAGTGCCTGGCAGATGGTGGCCTCGTCTGTTCGGGTGGGAGTCCAGGCTTCTCTGGGTCCTCTCTGGTTCAGCAATTGTTTCCTCGGTTTTCAATTACATGCTTAGCTTCATCACCTTGATGTTTGCGGGGCAATTGGGGGCGTTGGAGCTGGCCGGTGCCTCCATCGCCAGTGTGGGAATTCAAGGACTTGCATATGGGCTTATG TTGGGCATGGCCAGTGCAGTGCAGACTGTCTGTGGACAAGCATATGGAGCAAAGAAATATGCCGCAATGGGCATCATTTGCCAAAGAGCAATCGTCTTGCACTTGGGAGCAGCCATTCTTCTCACCTTCCTCTACTGGTATTCAGGAGCATTCCTTAAAGCAATAGGCCAATCGGAGAGCATAGCGGTGCAAGGTCAAATTTTTGCCCGGGGATTGATCCTTCAAGTGTATGCATTTGCATTAAGCTGTCCAATGCAGAGATTCCTCCAAGCACAAAACATTGTAAACCCTTTAGCTTACATTGCTGTTGGGGTAACCCTCTTACATATTCTTCTCACATGGTTAGTTGTTAATGTCTTGGACTCTGGGCTTCTTGGAATAGCTCTTACGCTGAGTCTTTCCTGGTGGCTTCTGGTTTTTTCGATTGCGCTTTACATACTTTTAAGCCCATCTTGCAAGGAAACTTGGACTGGCTTTTCTTTAAAAGCCTTCCAAGGAATTTGGCCCTATTTCAAGCTAACTGTTGCTTCTGCTGTCATGTTGTG TCTGGAGATATGGTACAGCCAAGGTCTTGTGCTTATATCAGGCCTCCTCCCCAACCCTACAGTCTCACTGGACTCCATTTCCATTTG CATGAATTACTTGAACTGGGATATCACATTCATGCTGGGCCTAAGTGCAGGAGCAAG TGTCCGAATCAGTAATGAGCTGGGAGCAGCTCATCCACTGGTGGCAAAATTCTCAGTGTTAGTGGTAAATGCAAACAGCATCATCATAAGTATATTTTTTAGTGCGATCGTTCTGATTTTCAAGATAGGATTGAGCAAGCTATTCACAAGTGATACAGAGGTTATCAATGCAGTGTCCAAGTTGACCCCACTACTTGCTATTTCTGTCTTCTTAAATGGAATTCAACCCATACTCTCAG GTGTGGCCATTGGGAGTGGATGGCAAGCTATAGTGGCATACGTCAACCTAGCAACTTACTATCTCATTGGTCTTCCCATTGGGTGTGTTCTTGGATTCAAAACCAGCTTAGGAGTTGTA GGAATATGGTGGGGGATGATAATAGGAGTTCTTCTTCAAACGGTAACTTTAATTGTTCTAACAGCAAGAACAAACTGGGATGCTGAG GTTGTGAAAGCTGTGGATCGCATAAAGAAATCTTCCAACGAAGAGACGTTGGATTTAGTACTAGACAAGATATAG